The Streptomyces sp. NBC_00335 DNA window GTCGCCGACTACCGGGCCATCGACCCGATGTTCGGCAGCCTCCACGACGCCGACGCCGTCATCCGCGAAGCCCACGCGCTGGACCTGCGGATCATCGTGGACCTGGTCCCCAACCACTGCTCCGACCAGCACGAATGGTTCAAGCAGGCGCTGCGCGAGGGCCCGGGGTCCCCGCTGCGCGAACGCTTCCACTTCCGCGCGGGCCAGGGCGACGGCGGCGCCCTGCCCCCCAACGACTGGGAGTCCATCTTCGGCGGGCCCGCCTGGACCCGAGTCGCCGACGGGGAGTGGTACCTGCACCTCTTCGCCCCCGAGCAGCCCGACTTCAACTGGGAACACCCCGCCGTCCAGGACGAGTTCCGCTCGATCCTGCGCTTCTGGCTCGACCTCGGCGCCGACGGCTTCCGCATCGACGTGGCCCACGGCCTGGTCAAGGCTCCCGGCCTGCCCGACCTCGGCCGCGGCGAACAGCTCAAGCTGCTCGGCAACCAGGTGCTGCCCTTCTTCGACCAAGACGGCGTCCACGAGATCTACCGCTCCTGGCGCCGGGTCCTCGACGAGTACGCCGGCGACCGCATCGGCGTGGCCGAGGCCTGGACGCCGAGCGCCGACCGGACGGCCATGTACCTGCGGCCCGACGAACTGCACCAGGCCTTCAACTTCCACTACCTGAACACCGGATGGGACGCGAAGGCGCTGCGCGCCACCATCGACGAGTCCCTGGACGCGATGCGCCCGGTGGGCGCGCCGACGACGTGGGTGCTGTCGAACCACGACGTCGTACGCCACGTCACGCGCTACGGCGGCGGGGCCGAGGGCCTGGCCCGGGCGCGGGCGGCCGCGCTGCTGATGCTGGCCCTGCCCGGTTCCGCGTACGTCTACCAGGGCGAGGAGCTCGGCCTGCCGGAGGTGCTGGACCTGCCGGACGGGGTGCGGCAGGACCCGGCCTTCGCCCGCGGCGCCGGGCAGGACGGGCTGCGCGACGGCTGCCGCGTACCGATCCCGTGGTCGGGCACCGAGGCCCCGTACGGCTTCGGCGAGGGCGGCAGCTGGCTGCCGCAGCCGGCCGAGTGGGCGGGCCTGAGCGTGGCCGCGCAGACCGGCGACCCCCACTCCACCCTGGAGCTCTACCGCGCCGCGCTGCGCCTGCGCCGTTCGCACCCGGAGCTGGGGGCCGGCGACGCGGTGGAGTGGCTCCAGGCTCCGGCCGGCGTCCTGGCCTTCCGCCGGGGGGACTTCACCTGCACGGTCAACACCACGGCCGAGCCGGTACGGATGCCCGCGCCGGGCACCGTACTGCTGGCGAGCGGGCCCCTGCCCGACCCGTCGGAGCTGCCGGCCGACACGGCGGTGTGGTGGCGGGGATGACCTCCCCGCTGCGGCTGACGGACATCGCCGCGCAGGCCGCGGTCAGCGAGGCGACCGTCAGCCGCGTGCTCAACGGCAAGGCGGGCGTGGCGTCCGGCACCCGGCACAAGGTGCTGGCCGCCATGGACCTGCTGGGCTACGAACGCCCGGTCCGGCTGCGCCGGCGCAGCAACGGGCTGGTGGGCCTGCTGACCCCGGAGCTCACCAACCCGATCTTCCCGGCGTTCGCCCAGGTCATCGAGCAGACCCTGGCGGGCCACGGCTACACCCCGGTGCTGTGCACGCAGACCCCTGGGGGAGCCACCGAGGACGAACTGGTGGAGCAGCTGGAGGAACGCGGGGTCACCGGCATCGTGTTCCTGTCCGGGCTGCACGCGGACTCCTCGGCGGACCCTTCGCGCTACCAGCGGCTGGCGGCGCGGGGGGTCCCGTTCGTGCTGATCAACGGCTTCAACGAGCAGGTCCAGGCCCCCTTCATCTCCCCGGACGACCGCGCGGCGGCGGAGATGGCGGTCCGCCACCTGGAGGACCTGGGCCACCGCAGGATCGGCCTGGCCATCGGCCCTACGCGGTACGTGCCGTCGGCGCGGAAGGAAGCGGGTTTCATCGCCGCCCTCCCGTCGGCTGCGGCCGAAGGCCTGATCCAGCGCACCCTGTTCACGGTCGAGGGCGGCCACGCGGCGGGCGGAGCCCTACTGGACCGGGGCTGCACGGGCATCGTCTGCGGCAGCGACCCGATGGCCCTGGGCGTCATACGAGCGGCCCGCGAGCGGGGGCTGCGCGTCCCGGAGGACATCTCGGTCGTCGGCTTCGACGACTCCCCGCTGATCGCCTTCACGGACCCCCCGCTGACGACGGTCCGCCAACCGGTCCGCGCCATGGCCACGGCAGCGGTGGGCGCCCTCCTGGAGGCGGTCGCCGGCACCCCGGTCCAGCGGACCGAGTACGTGTTCCAGCCGGAGCTGGTGGTCCGGGGGTCCACCGGGCAGGGGCCGGGGGAGTAGGGGAGGGGGGCTTGTGCTGCGGGTCGGTTGGGCTGCGGGCTGGGCGGTGGCTGCGTGGGGTTCCGGGGGGCGTCCCGGCAGTCCAGTGTCCTTTCGGTGTGGGCCGGTCCCTCAAGGGCGCTCCCTGCGGTCGCGTCGCTTCGCGATGGCCTTCGGCCACCCTTGACCGACCGACCCACACCGAAACGCCACAAGACTTCCGGGATCCCCCCGGGGAATGGCCGGGGGAGGACCTTGGGAGGGGCGGCCTCGTCTGAGTTGCGCAGCCCCCTTTGGTCGGTGGGCATCTGTGCACGGATCCGGCAGGACCGTGAGCTCAGCCGGTACGGAGGCGCGGGGCGATCGGAGCATCCAGGGCCGGGCGTCTGGACACCCTTCCCGTGACCGTCGACCGCCACCCCGAGCGCAAGGACGCTCACAAGCCCCTCAGGGCCGGTGGGCGCGACAGATCGCTACGTACTCTCGCTCGGCTTAGCGACTAACGACCGTCTGTGGCTGATCTGGAGAAGGTTCGAGGTCCGGGCGGACGAGGTGGTTGTGACAGCATTGCGCGAGTGCTGAGCATAGAGATCAACGGTCTGCCCGCAGAGGTTGAGGACGTGCACCGGGTCGCGACGTGGAACTACGGGCACTTCACGTCGATGCAGGTCCGCGAGGGGGCGGTGCCGGGGCTGGAGCTCCACCTCCGACGGCTGGCCGGTGCCTCTCTGGAGCTCTTCGGCGAGGCGGCCGAGCAGGACGACGTCCGGATCCGCGCACTCATCCGGCACGGGCTCGGCGACCGGTCTGATGCGTCGGTGCGGGTGAGTGTCGTTCCCGCCGTCGGCTCAGCGGGTCGTACGGACGTCATGGTGTCGGTCTCGGACGCCGTGGCCGACAGCCCACGGCCGGCACTGCGCGTTCGCACGGCGACGTATGAGCGCGACCTGCCGCACCTCAAGCACGTGGCGACGATGGGGCTCACCTACGGGAGGCTCCAGGCCCGCGAGGCGGGTTTCGACGATGTCCTGTTCGTCGGCCGGGACGGGTTCGTCCGCGAGGGCTCGGTGTGGAACGCGTCGTTCTGGGACGGGGAGCAGGTGCTGTGGCCCGAGGCCCCCGTGCTGCCCGGCATCACCATGCAGCTGCTCCAGGCCGGCCTGACCCGTATCGGTGCCATGTGGTCGACCCGTCGGCTGACAGTCGACGACTTTCCGGCACTTCGAGCCGCCGCAGCGAACAACTCTCATTGCCCCAGCCAGCCTCTGGCCTCCATCGACCAATTCGTCTTCTCCGACGAGGGTTCGGTCCTGACCGATGTCCTCAACAGGGCCTGGGCCTCGGTCCCCTGGGACGTCATCTGACAGCCGTATCGTCGTCCCCACGTCGTCAGACCGACCACCACAGCCAAGTACCCATGCCCCCGTCTAGATCAGCCACAGACGGTCGTTAGTCGCTAAGCTGAGTGGGACTGTGTAGCGATCTGTCGCGCCCACCGCCCCTGAGGTCCTTCTCGTCCACCTTGCGCTCTGGGTGGCGGTCGACGGTCACGGGAAGGGTGCCCAGACGCCCGGCCCTGGATGCCCGCATCGCCCCGCGCGTCCGTACCGGCTGAGGTCACGGTCCTGCCGGATCGGTGTCCAGATGCCCTCCGGCCGGAGGGGGCTGCGCATCTCAGACGAGGCCGCCCCTCCCCTCTCCTCCCCCCGGCCATTCCCCGGGGGGATCCCGGAAGTCTTGTGTTTTTCCGTGGTGGGACGGTCCGTCAAGGGTGGCCGAAGGCCATCGCGAAGCGACGCGACCGCAGGGAGCGCCCTTGACGGACCGTCCCACCACGGAAGGACGCTCGACTGCCGGGACGCCGCCCGGCACCCACGCAGCCAAGGACCGGCCCGCAGCCCAACCCACCCCCCACCCCCCGACCCCACCCGGAAACAATTCTGCAATCTCTTGCGCAAGGTCTTGCAGCGCCCCCGTCCGGCACCTACGGTCGCTGCAATCCCCAACTCGGCCGTGACCGGTCCCCACCCGGTCCTGCGCCTCTCCGCCAGGAGGAACACCCCATGCCCACCCGTGCCCGCGCCGCCAGAGCCGCCGCCGCGCTGCTCTCCGTATCCGCCGTCACCGCCGTGACCGCCCTCGCCCTCGTCGGGGGGTCCGCTCCCCAGGCCATGGCCGCCGCCCCGGGTGAGAAGGACGTCACCGCCGTCATGTTCGAGTGGCGGTTCGACTCCGTGGGGAAGGCCTGCTCGCAGAGCCTCGGGCCCGCCGGGTACGGCTACGTCCAGGTGTCGCCCCCTCAGGAGCACATCCAGGGGGCCCAGTGGTGGACCTCGTACCAGCCCGTCAGTTACAAGATCGCCGGACGGCTCGGCGACCGGACCGCCTTCAAGGCCATGGTCGACGCCTGTCACGCCGCCGGTGTGAAGGTCGTCGCCGACTCCGTCATCAACCACATGGCGGCCGGCGACGGCACCGGAACGGGCGGGAGTTCGTACACGAAGTACAACTACCCGGGCATCTACTCCGGCGCCGACATGGACGACTGCCGGTCCTCGATATCGAACTACCAGGACCGCGGGAACGTCCAGAACTGCGAGCTCGTCCAGCTCGCCGACCTGGACACCGGCGAGGACTACGTGCGCGGGCGGATCGCCGGCTACCTCAACGACCTGCTCTCCCTCGGTGTCGACGGCTTCCGCATCGACGCCGCCAAGCACATGCCCGCCGCCGACCTGGCCAACATCAAGTCGCGGATGACGAACCCGAACGCCTACTGGAAGCAGGAGGCGATCCACGGCGCCGGCGAGGCCGTCTCGCCCTCCGAGTACCTCGGCAGCGGAGACGTGCAGGAGTTCCGCTACGCGCGGGACCTCAAGCGGGTCTTCCAGAACGAGAACCTCGCCAACCTGAAGAACTTCGGGGAGGCCTGGGGGTACATGTCCTCCGGGCAGTCCGCCGTCTTCGTCGACAACCACGACACCGAGCGCGGCGGTGACACCCTCAGCTACAAGAACGGGTCCGCCTACACGCTCGCCAACGTCTTCATGCTCGCCTGGCCCTACGGCTCCCCGGACGTGCACTCCGGCTACGAGTGGACCGACCGCGACGCCGGCCCGCCCAACGGCGGCACCGTGAACGCCTGTTACACCGACGGGTGGAAGTGCCAGCACGCCTGGCAGGAGATCTCCTCCATGGTCGGCTTCCGCAACTCCGCGCGCGGCCAGGCCGTCACGGACTGGTGGGACAACGGCGGCGACCAGGTCGCCTTCGGGCGCGGTGCCAAGGCCTACGTGGCGATCAACCACGAGGGCTCGGCGCTGACCCGGACCTTCCAGACCTCCCTCGCGGGCGGCGACTACTGCGACGTGCAGAGCGGCCGCACCGTGACCGTGGACTCCTCCGGGCGGTTCACCGCCACCCTCGGGGCCGGGACGGCCGTCGCCCTGCACGTGGGTGCCCGCAGCTGCGGCAGCGGCACGCCGAGCCCGACGCCGACCCCCACCACGACCCCCGCCACCGCCGGTGCCTCCTTCGCCGTCAACGCCACCACCGTCATCGGCCAGAACATCTACGTCACCGGTGACCGCGCCGAGCTCGGCAGCTGGAACACCGGCGCCGCGCTCAAGCTCGACCCGGCCGCCTATCCCGTCTGGAAGCTCGACGTCACGCTCCCGCCCGGCACCGTCTTCGCCTACAAGTACGTCCGCAAGGACGCCGCCGGGAACGTCACCTGGGAGAGCGGAGCCAACCGCTCCGCCACGGTCCCCGCCAACGGCAAGGTCACGCTGACCGACACCTGGCGCAACTGACCCTCCCGCCCCACCCCGTCCCGCACCCGAGGAGATCCGCCTTGATACGCCCCGCCCTCGCAGGCGCCGCGCGAGTGCTCGCAGCCGCCCTGGCCGTGACGCTCCTGCCCGCCCTTCCCGCCGCCGCGGCGGCCGCCGCCAAGGCGCCACCGGCCCCGCCCTCGGACGCCAAACTGGCGGCCGAGTCCGCACGGCACGACCTGACCCGGGAGCAGTTCTACTTCGTGCTCCCGGACCGGTTCGCGAACGGCGACCCGCGCAACGACCGGGGCGGTCTGACCGGCTCCCGGCTGGAGACCGGCCTGGACCCGACGGACAAGGGCTTCTACCAGGGCGGGGACCTCAAGGGGATCACCGACCGGCTGGACTACATCAAGGGGCTCGGCACCACGGCCATCTGGATGGCGCCGATCTTCAAGAACCAGCCGGTGCAGGGGACGGGCAAGGACGTCTCCGCCGGCTACCACGGGTACTGGATCACCGACTTCACCCAGGTCGACCCGCACTTCGGGACCAACGCCGATCTGGAGCGGCTGATCGACAAGGCGCACAGGAAGGGGATGAAGGTCTTCTTCGACGTCATCACCAACCACACCGCCGACGTCGTCGACTACCGGGAGGCGTCCTACGGATACCTGTCCAAGGGCGCCTTCCCGTACCTGACCAAGGACGGCGTGCCGTTCGAGGACTCCACTGGGTTCGATTCAGGAGCGGCCTCCGGGGGCCAGGGGAAGTTCCCGAAGACCGACACGGACTCCTTCCCCCGCACCCCCTTCGTCCCCGCGGCGAAGAAGAACCTGAAGGTCCCGGCCTGGCTCAACGACCCGACGATGTACCACAACCGGGGCGACTCCACCTTCGCCGGGGAATCCTCCGACCAGGGTGACTTCTTCGGCCTCGACGACCTGTGGACCGAGCGTCCCGAGGTCGTGGAGGGGATGGAGGAGATCTACGAGAAGTGGGTCGAGGAGTTCGACGTCGACGGCTTCCGGATCGACACCGTCAAGCACGTCGACACCGGCTTCTGGACCCAGTGGGCCACCGCCCTCGACGCGTACGCCGCCCGGCAGGGCCGCAAGGACTTCTTCATGTTCGGCGAGGTCTACTCCGCCGACACCGCGATCACCTCCCCGTACGTCACCCGGGGCCGCCTGGACGCCACCCTCGACTTCCCGCTCCAGGAGGCGATCCGTTCGTACGCCGCCCAGGGCGCGGAGGCCGGCCGGCTGGCCTCGGTCTTCGGCGACGACTACCGGTACACCACCGACAAGGCGAACGCCTACGAGCAGGTCACCTTCCTCGGCAACCACGACATGGGCCGCTTCGGGACCTTCCTGAAGCAGGACCGGCCGGGGGCGGGGGAGCAGGAGCTGCTGGACCGCTACCGGCTGGCCAACGAGCTGATGTTCCTCTCCCGCGGCAACCCGGTGATCTACTCCGGCGACGAGCAGGGCTTCACCGGCGCGGGCGGGGACAAGGACGCCCGCCAGCCGCTCTTCGCCTCCAAGGCGGCCGACTACCTGGACGACGACCAGCTCGGAACAGCGCGCACACACGCGAGCGATGCTTACGATCCGGAGCACCCGCTCTACAAGCAGATCAGTGCTCTCGCAAAGCTGACGAAGGACCACCCGGCCCTCCGGGACGGCGTCCAGAGCGAACGTTTCTCCAACGGGTCGGCCTACGCCTTCGCCCGCACCGACACCCGCACGCGCACCGAATACCTGGTCGCCGTCAACAACGCCGCCGAGTCCCGCACCATCGAACTCGACGCCCCGGCCGGCACCCAGTACCGCACCCTCTACGGCGGCACGGCCCTCCTGCGCGCCTCGGCCGCCGGCAAGCTCACCGTCCCCGTCCCGGCCCTCGGCTCCGTCGTCCTCCAGGCGATCGCCCCGGCCGCCAAGCCCACCACCCAGCCCACCCTCACCCTCAAGGCCCCGGCCCCCGGAGCCACCGGCACCGTCGAGCTCTCGGCCGAGGTCGCCGGCGACCCCCTGAGCCGGGTCGTCTTCGCCGCCCAGACCGGCACCGGCAAGTGGCAGGTCCTCGGCTCCGCCGACCACGCCCCGTACAAGGTCACCCAGTTCATCGACCCGGCCACCGCCGCCGGCACCCCGCTGCGCTACAAGGCCGTGGTCGTCGACTCCGCCGGCCGCACCGCGAGCGCCCTCGCCGCGTCGGCCACCGGGCAGACCCCGCCCGCCGAGGTCCCCACCGCCACCCAGCGCGACTACGCGGTCGTCCACTACAACCGCCCCGACGGCGACTACACCGACTGGCGCCTCTATGCCTGGGGCGACCTCGCCGAGGGCGAAGCCACTCCCTGGCCCGCCGGCCACGACTTCACCGGCCGCGACGCCTACGGAGCCTTCGCCTACGTCAAGCTCAAGCCCGGTGCGAGCAGCGTCAGTTACCTCGTCATCGACAAGAACGGCACCAAGGACGTCGCCACCGACCGCACCATCGACGTGACGAAGACCGGCGAGATCTGGCTGGAACAGGGCAAGGAGCCCGTCCGCACCGAACGGCCCGCCTACCCGCCGCAGGACCAGTCGAAGGCCGTCCTGCACTACCAGCGCCCCGACGGCGCCTACGAGGGCTGGGGCCTGCACGTCTGGACCGGAGCGGCCGCGCCCACCGACTGGTCCAAGCCGATCCTCCCCACCCGCACCGACTCCTACGGCGCCGTCTACGAGGTCCCCCTCGCCGCCGGAGCCACCAGCCTCAGCTACATCCTCCACAACGGCGACGCCAAGGACCTCCCCTCCGACCAGTCGCTCGACCTGAAGAGCAACGGGCACGAGGTGTGGATGCTCGGCGGCAAGGAGAAGTACCTCCTCCCGCAGCCCGCCGGCAGCGCCGCCGCCCTGGACCTCGCCAAGGCCCAGGCCGTCTGGATCGACCGCGACACCGTCGCCTGGAACGCCCCGCCCGCCGCCGCCTCGCTCCAGCTCCTCGCCTCCCGCGAAGGAGCCGTCAAGGCCGAGAACGGCACCCTGACCGGCCGGGCCCAGTGGCTGCGCCTGGCCAAGACCGAGCTGACCGCCGCCCAGAAGCAGAAGTACCCGCACCTGGCCGCGTACGCCGCCTACACGGTCGACCCGCGCGACCGGGACCGCGTCCGCGAAGCCCTGCGCGGCCAGCTCGTGGCCAGTGCCCGCGCCGCCAACGGCGCCGTCCTCGCCGCCACCGGGGTCCAGCTCGCCGGGGTCCTCGACGACCTCTACGCGACCGGTGCGGAGAAGGCCGCCCTGGGCCCCGTCTTCAAGGACGGCCGCCCCACCCTCTCCGTGTGGGCCCCGACCGCCCAGCAGGTGAGCCTCGAACTCGACGGCCGCACCGTCCCGATGCGCCGCGACGACGCCACCGGCGTCTGGTCGGTGCGCGGCGACCGCGACTGGACCGGCAAGCGCTACCGCTACGCCGTCACCGTCTGGGCCCCGAGCACCGGCCAGGTGGTCCGCAACCTGGTCACCGACCCGTACTCCACCGCCCTGACCACGGACTCCGCGTACAGCCTGGCCGTGGACCTCGCCGATCCGAAGCTGGCCCCGGCCGGCTGGCGCGAGCTGAAGAAGCCCGCGCCCGTCCCCTTCACCTCCGCGCAGATCCAGGAGCTGCACATCCGCGACTTCTCGGTCGCCGACACCACCAGCACCCACCCCGGCCAGTACCTGGCCTTCACGGACACCGCCTCGGCGGGCATGCGCCACCTGCGCGAGCTGGCCGCCGCCGGCACCTCGTACGTCCACCTCCTGCCCGCCTTCGACATCGGCACCATCCCCGAGAAGCCCGGGGACCGCACCGAGCCCGCCTGCGACCTGAAGGTCTACGCCCCCGACTCCGAGGAGCAGCAGGCCTGCGTGGCCTTCGCGGCCGCGAAGGACGCGTACAACTGGGGCTACGACCCGCTGCACTACACGGTCCCCGAGGGCTCGTACGCCAGCGACCCGAACGGCACGGCCCGCACGGTGGAGTTCCGCCGCATGGTCCAGTCCCTGAACGGCGCGGGCCTGCGCACGGTCATGGACGTGGTCTACAACCACACGGTGGCCGCAGGGCAGTCCGACAAGTCGGTGCTCGACCGCATCGTCCCCGGCTACTACCAGCGGCTGCTGGCCGACGGCTCCGTCGCCAACTCCACCTGCTGCGCCAACACCGCCCCCGAGAACGCCATGATGGGCCGCCTCGTCGTGGACTCGGTGGTCACCTGGGCCAAGCAGTACAAGGTCGACGGCTTCCGCTTCGACCTCATGGGCCACCACCCCAAGGCCAACATCCTGGCCGTGCGCGCCGCCCTCGACGCGCTGACGCTCCAGAAGGACGGGGTCGACGGGAAGAAGATCGTCCTCTACGGCGAAGGCTGGAACTTCGGCGAGGTCGCCGACGACGCCCGCTTCGTGCAGGCCACGCAGCAGAACATGGCCGGCACCGGCATCGCCACCTTCTCCGACCGGGCCCGCGACGCGGTCCGCGGCGGCGGCCCCTTCGACGAGGACCCGCGCGTCCAGGGCTTCGCCTCCGGCCTGTTCACCGCCCCCAACGCCTCCCCGGCGAACGGCACCGCGGAGCAGCAGCGCGTCCGGCTCCTGCACGACCAGGACCTGATCAAGGTCGGGCTGACCGGCAACCTCGCCGCGTACGCCTTCACGGACTCCACCGGCCGAGCGGTCAAGGGCTCCGAAGTGGACTACAACGGAGCCCCGGCCGGGTACGCGGCGGCTCCCGGCGACGCGCTCGCGTACGTCGACGCCCACGACAACGAGACGCTCTTCGACGCCCTGGCGTTCAAGCTCCCCGAGGGCACCTCCACGGCCGACCGGTCCCGCGCCCAGGTCCTGGCCATGTCCGTGGCGGCCCTCTCCCAGGGCCCGGCCCTCTCCCAGGCGGGCACGGACCTGCTCCGCTCCAAGTCCCTGGACCGCAACTCCTACGACAGCGGGGACTGGTTCAACGCCATCCACTGGGACTGCAAGGACGGCAACGGCTTCGGCCGCGGCCTGCCCCCGGCGGCCGACAACCGCGCGAAGTGGCCCTACGCGAAGCCCCTGCTGGCAGCGCCCGCACCCGGCTGCGCGGAGATCGGCGGCGCCTCGTCCGCGTACCGGGACCTGCTGAAGATCCGTACGACGGAACCGGCCTTCGCCCTCACCACCACCGCGGCGGTCCAGGCGAAGCTGGCCTTCCCCCTGTCGGGACCCGAGGAGACCCCGGGCGTGATCACGATGACCCTGGGCGACCTGGTGGTGGTCTTCAACGCCGCCCCCACCGCCCTGACCCAGCGTGTTCCGGCCCTCGCGGGCACGGCCTACGCCCTGCACCCGGTCCAGGCCTCGGGTACCGATCCGGTGGTCCGCCAGGCGGCCTACGACCCGGCGAAGGGAGAGTTCGCCGTCCCGGCCCGCACGGCTGCGGTCTTCAAGCGGGGCTGAGTCCGGCGGAGTGAGCCGGCCGGGTGAGCCCGGCCGGCAGGCGGCTCAGGCCGAGTTGACCAGAGTGAGCTGGTCCAGCCGCTTCTCCAGCAGGATCACCCCGTACACCCGCCCGTCCTTGCCCTCCTTGTGGGGGAACTCCCCGACCACCCGGTAGCCCGCGGACTGGTAGTACGCGACCAGCCGGGGGTTGGTGGAGACGCAGTCCAGCCGCGCCCGTTCGCGGCCGGCCCTGGCGATGCGCCGCTCGAAGTGTTCGAGCAGCCGCCGGCCGGCCCCGGCGGGCGCGGCTTCGCGTTCGACCATGAGCCGGTGCACGTAGCCGGCCACGGGCGGCTGGATGCCCCAGGCGTCCTCGTCGGACCACCACAGCTCGTACGCCCCGACGGCGTGCCCGTTGCCGTCCGAGGCGAGCCACACCTCGCCCTCGCGCATGACCGCCCGGAAGTGCGCCGGGTCCTTCTCGCCGGGCTTCCACTGCTCGATCCCGTGCGCGGCCATCCAGCGGGCGGCCTGGTCGTACAGCGCCACCAGCGTGCCGGCGTCCTTCTCCTCGGCCTGCCGGAGCACGATCCCGTCGTCAATGATCACGCGGGCATTATTGCGCGTTATTCGATCAAGGACGATCCATCAACGCGGACCGGGCACCGAGGGGCCGGATCCCGTGGGAACCAGGGCCACCAGCCGCCCCACCAGCTCCCCGAACGGCCCGTCGGCCGGCTCGTCCACGAGGATCCGTACGAGGATTCCCGCCATCTCCGCGTCGTAGGCGGCGCTCACCGCGGCCAGCGCCGCGAAGTCGTGCACCAGCTGCAACTCCAGCTCGGCGCGCGGGATCCGCCGGCCGTCCAGCCAGATCAGCGCCGTCGACTCGGCCAGCGACACCCACGAGCGCACCACGAGTTCCAGCCGCGCGGGCGGGGCCTGCCGGTCGAGGCCCAGGTGCGAGAGGATCTGCTCGTACGCCGCCTGCCGCACCTCGTCGATCATCGCGTTGGCCCGGCTGCTGCCGACCGCCGGACCGCCCCGCATCAGGGCCGAGAAGCCGGGCCCGTGGTCGTCGACGAAGGCGAAGAACCGCCCCATGACCCGGAGCAACCGGGCTCCGAGCGGCCCCTCCCGGGGCTCCACGAACCGCAGCGCGAGCTCGTCGGCGGCCCGCCGCAGCGCAGCCTCGTAGAGGCTCAGCTTGCCGGGAAAGTAGTGGTAGACGAGCGGCCGCGATATCCCCGCGGCCGCCGCGATCTCGTCGATGGACACGTCGTCGGGCGACCGGTGGCTGAACAGCTCCAGCGCCACCCCGATCAGCTGCTGCCGCCGCTCCTCGACACCCATCCTGCGCCGCACCCCGGTTGTCATGCGGACACCCTACTGCGCAGCCCCTCGGCGGCCCCCTACAGGTCCAGGACCAGGCGCTCCGAGGCCGCGCGGGAGACGCACAGCAGCATGGAGTCCTCGCGTTCGCCGTCGGTGAGGAGGGTGTCGCGGTGGTCGATGTCCCCGGCCAGGACCCGGTGTTGGCAGGTGCCGCAGAAGCCCTGCTCGCAGGAGTACGGGGTACCGGGCAGCTCCCGGCGGACGGCGGTCAGGACGGATTCCGTCGCCGCCACCTCCACGACCCGCCCCGAGCGGTGCAGTTCCACCGTGAAGGCCTTCGCGTCCCCGCCCGCGGCCGCCGGGGAGAAGCGCTCCAGGTGGACCGGGGTGCCCGCCGGGGCGGCCGCCTCGACCGCCGCCATCAGGGGGGCCGGGCCGCAGCAGTAGACCAGGGTCCGCGGGCCCAGGGCGCCGAGCACGCTCAGGTCGGGGAGGCCCGCCTCGTCCTCGGGGACGACCGTGACCCGGTCCCCGTACCGGGCGAGTTCGGCAAGGAAGGGCATCGAGGCCCGCGAGCGGCCCCCGTAGAGCAGGGTCCAGTCCGCGCCGGCCGCCGTCGCCGCCCGGAGCATCGGCAGGACCGGGGTGATGCCGATCCCGCCCGCGACGAAGGCGTAGGACGGGGCCGGGACGAGCGGGAAGCGGTTGCGGGGCGGGCGGACCGGGAGCTCCGCGCCCTCCACCAGCTGGGCGTGCGCCTCGCGCGAGCCGCCGCGGCCGTCCTCGACGAGCCGGACCGCGATCGTGTAGCGGCCCAGGTCGGAGGGGTCTCCGCACAGGGAGTACTGGCGGACCAGCCCCGAGGGGAGCTGCACGTCCAGGTGCGCGCCCGGGGCCCACTCCGGGAGGTCCGCCGATTCCAGGGTCAGGGACAGCACCCCGTCCGCGGGCTCCGTACGGGAGACGATCAGTGCCGGGATCCACCGCCGCGGCGAGTACCCCGAGACCGGGGTCTCCAGCGCGGGCAGCGGCCAGAGGGGCGATCCGGAGTCGATG harbors:
- a CDS encoding PDR/VanB family oxidoreductase, which encodes MRRALTVTALAGAAWLAKRAIGRRIDSGSPLWPLPALETPVSGYSPRRWIPALIVSRTEPADGVLSLTLESADLPEWAPGAHLDVQLPSGLVRQYSLCGDPSDLGRYTIAVRLVEDGRGGSREAHAQLVEGAELPVRPPRNRFPLVPAPSYAFVAGGIGITPVLPMLRAATAAGADWTLLYGGRSRASMPFLAELARYGDRVTVVPEDEAGLPDLSVLGALGPRTLVYCCGPAPLMAAVEAAAPAGTPVHLERFSPAAAGGDAKAFTVELHRSGRVVEVAATESVLTAVRRELPGTPYSCEQGFCGTCQHRVLAGDIDHRDTLLTDGEREDSMLLCVSRAASERLVLDL
- a CDS encoding TetR/AcrR family transcriptional regulator, producing the protein MTTGVRRRMGVEERRQQLIGVALELFSHRSPDDVSIDEIAAAAGISRPLVYHYFPGKLSLYEAALRRAADELALRFVEPREGPLGARLLRVMGRFFAFVDDHGPGFSALMRGGPAVGSSRANAMIDEVRQAAYEQILSHLGLDRQAPPARLELVVRSWVSLAESTALIWLDGRRIPRAELELQLVHDFAALAAVSAAYDAEMAGILVRILVDEPADGPFGELVGRLVALVPTGSGPSVPGPR